The DNA region GAAGCTGCCGAGGGTGCCGAACTGGGACCGGATACCGAAGGTGTCGACCTCGCGAAACTCGAAGCCGAAGGCCTGGCTGTAGAAGGCCACCATCGCTTCGGTGGCGTGGCTGCGCAGGGCGATGGTGGTGAGCTCGGCGCTGGTCGCCTCTTCGTTGGCGAGGGCGGTGATGGAGAGCATCAGGCCGAGGGACAGGATCAGGGCAGCGGCAAATCTCATCGTTCCTCCCTTCACAACATCCGGAGCGAGAGCCATCGAGGGTTGAGAGACGGCGTCGATCGGCTCGCTCCGATGCGGTCTGTGGCAGGATTGTGCCATGGAGATCTCGACCCCTCGATCGCGTTTCCTTCCGGGGCTGCTGATGGCGGCTTCGATCCTCCTTCTGATCGCCGGCGGCTGCCAGAGCTCGGCGGCTGGCGCCGGCTCCGGCAGCGCCACCGCGGTAGACGAGTCCGTCGACTGGCAGGGGCTGGTGCCCAACGCCCGCCAGCCGGCCGATGGCGTGGTGTCCGGCGGTCAGCCGACGGCGGACCAGCTCGCGGCGGCCCAGGAGGCGGGCTTCCAGACGGTTATCAATCTGCGCACCGAGGGC from Acidobacteriota bacterium includes:
- a CDS encoding VOC family protein, whose amino-acid sequence is MRFAAALILSLGLMLSITALANEEATSAELTTIALRSHATEAMVAFYSQAFGFEFREVDTFGIRSQFGTLGSFTLKLVPLRENEDFVSYPSHQLGFAVADVRAVIALAEKHGGRQEGEVMTDGDQVHGAIRDPDGNTVELYQQ